TCATGTTGAGCTTTTGCAACAAAAAAGAGATTTGATGGTATTGTTGACTTGTTGTACATACAATCCTTTCTACTGCTGATAATGGTTTGCTAATTGATTGTGAATGCAACTTGCTTTAGAGCAAGTCCAGCGGTTTGCTCCTGACCGGCCTCCACATAGGAAAAGCTGAGGTGGGTGACCATGAAAGCCAAAAACCCACTTCCATCAATGGGCCTATGACCGGCCAAAACTTGACATTTCATGACCCAGGCCAAGAAAAATGTCATGCTCTTGACATTTTTCTTGACCCAGTGTGACCGGTTGCCAAGCTGACCCAAGCCCAGTCGGGCCTACGTCATGGCTGATGAAGGGAGAGTTGACGCGAGCTGCATGGCGCGTTGGAAGTAATTTCTTATCGTTTAGCTCTGCACGGTGGGGACGCGAGTTGGCTGACGCGTTTGTCCCATAGTGGCGTGGTCTGCTGCTGAAATGGGACACGTGGAAGGTAGCCACGTGGTTTTTTGGAAGTTTGAAAGCAACGGTCCTTTAATCTGGACCTTTCATTTCAATTAATGAAGCAATCTAACGGGTTATAATtaatctatgtgtgtgtgtatatatatctcCCAAAttttttaatatccaaaccgGATTTTCCATTTTCACGATCAAGCTATTCTTCGATCCTTGTTGTCATCCGTTCTACATCATTATCCATAAATGTCCATTATtaccatctatttacatcaaatatattttaattttacaataaacaatttttttaaaaaaatcagtGAACAGTAACTAACCGGTCAAGAAACAAAACGGGTGGAAACCCTTATctagtggcagtgaacagttttTTGACTAGTTGACCGAGTGACTTTTTGACCTTGACATTTACCTccaacgggtggacttgctcttaccTCCACCTCAGGCTGTCATCATCTTGGGCTTtgaattcttcttttttttaaattgtttgTTAATTCTGGTAAAATAGAAGAATATAATGAGCAtttaaaattttacaaaaaagaGAGATGTATAGTAAATATATAGGGtcaaacatataaaatttcttatAGAGAATTAAGCTCTAGATCGCTATAGAAAATTCGTCATTTCTACTGCTTTTGGATAATTTTTTCCTCTACGTGTGTTATTGCTTGAGCCTTCCAAACTCACGCAACTTTTGATAGGAAGCTAACACAAATAATTCAATACATTTTAGTTGTTTATGACTGTCAATGTTACTACTAATCATGGATTCAAAAAAGCAAATGCAACTTTGGCAACCGCCACCAAATTTTTGCATGATTTAACATGGGATTGTGttgaaactatttttttttttccctcttttgttTGATCCCTCTTGAGAAATTTAAAAAGCCAGAAGTAAGAACAATTCACCCTTTACATGGTGGGCTTCGCTTGTTGAATGCAAAGTCCAGTGGGTAAAAGCCCAAACCAAAACATTTCAAAACCCGGACTAACCGATTCCCCATCTCCTCCATTTCCCCAAATCGAACCATCGCACCCTAAAAAAAGCACCAACCAAAAAAAACCCTCCCCTCCAAACTcgacacactctctctctctctctatctctccgACCCTGCGAGAACCGAGCGACCCCCTCTCTCCGCGACCATGCTGCGCCGCGCCACCGCTCTCTTGACCCGACCCGCCTCCTCGCTCCGGGCCGCCCGAGCCTTCTCCACCGATGTCGCCGAAGCTCCCGTAGGCAACCCCTCTTTCAACGAGGCCTGGAAGAAGGTCATCCCTCACATCGATCCCCCCAAGACTCCTCTGTCCTTCATGAAGCCCCGCCCTCCGACCCCGTCCTCGATCCCTACCAAGCTCACCGTCAACTTCGTGCTGCCTTACGCATCTGAGCTCTCGGCCAAAGAGGTCAGTTTCGAAGCGATTTCGTGGATTTATGAGCTTTTAATTTGTTCGTATTAGCTTGGTTTTGGTATGAGTTAGTTGCTAATCGTGGTtttgacttgagttgattgGTGATTTTGAGACTGATTTGACGGTTTGATTGCGTTTTGACTTTAGTTGACTGGCTGGTTTTGGATTCTCGATTGATTTGGAGTTTATCTGTAAGCATGCAAGTAGAGATGAACTGATCAATGTAGGGGCATTGGATGAAAAATTGTTCGTGTACATCCGCGGCATTGAAACATTGGAAAACGGCTAATAGATTTATCGGGAAAGTAATGCAATGCTAGTTAGAAGTGATCCTCTATTTTGTGTTCTGTGTGCTTTCTAGCTTGAGGATCTGTGTTTTGTGCTTTTCTGTGAATGTACAACTTCTCGTAGAAGCCTTGTGATGGTATTGTTAGCTGAGAAAGTCATTCAATCTTTACTGAACTGATTTACTGATTTTAATAGTTTCAGAATTTGAATGGCGAATTTCTGGATACTCTGTTTTCCTAAGTGATTCTTTCATACTGCTTTTGTATATACTGATTTTAATAGTTTCAGAATTTGAATGGCGAATTTCTGGATACTCTGTTTTCCTAAGTGATTCTTTCATACTGCTTTTGTATATCATTAGCACATTGTTCAACATCATTGTTGATGTTTTCCCTTTGGTGTGTTTTGGCGAATTTGTGATTGAGAAACATTGGAAGAAAGTGAAACGTCATGCCTCGAGAGGTTCAAACTGCACTTAACTAGTCTTAGGCTCTTAGCACAATCCTGTCTTAAttgactttttaattttttatatccTGTAAGAGTCCAAGGAAACatgagatgttttttttttcttttctttttcctatctGGTATCTGGGCTTCTATGCAGAAACTTTCTGGGTCTTCAGTCATCTATTGCTTGGTCTGACAAACTATCTagatattttgatatttttacCATGCTTCCGTTCATGTGTCACACCGACTTTTGCAACTGACATATATGTGGTTTTGACATACACCGCATGCCCATTTGGATGGAGTGATTCCAAATCTATGGTTGCAGCATTCAGTTTGATTATATGGttgaatttctttttcataCTATTGCAAATCTATATATGTAACTTTTGAtttagaaggagaaggagaaaacaGATCAACTTTTTAATGAGTCCTTGGATAAGCCATTCTGCATGTATTGCAACTAGTCATGCTAATCCATTCAATCTAATCTATTgtattttactttaacaaaaaTAACAGTGTCAATTATAACTTGTACCATCCAAATTGATCCTTGATTTCATTATAACTTGATGTTGGTGAAAATTCCTGTCAATTTTCTTGCAAGGATGCTCTGaattattatatataatatttaagTTTTGGGTTATATAAATTTCATAGTCATCCTTGATTTCATTCTAACTCAGTGTTGGCAATAGTTCATATCGGTTTCTTGTAAGGATGCTTTGAATTATGATTTAGTGTGTGTTTTCAAGTTTTGGGTAATGTAAAATTCAGTCTATCCTGTTTGCCGTGTAATTCGACTGTACTTTGAATTATGATTTagtttgtgtttgtgtgtgtgttttcaaGTTTTGGGTAATGTAAAATTCATAGTCTATCCTGTTTACCTTATAATTCGACTGCACATTGAAAAGTTCCAGGACCTTTGACTGGTTAACTTCATGAGAAACAGATGTTGCTTTCATGATTTTATGAAACCAAATACCATTTTCTCGTCAGTATTGTTGCTCGGTGATTGCTTTAGTTTTTGTCAATACTAAATGGGTCAACGTGAGGCAGGTTTTTGATATTGTCAGAGTTAAACTTGAATAACATAGTTGGGTGAATATGTTCGTGGATGTATGCAAAATGAGTGTGACGGTCCTGTTTTTTGTTGTGTCAAGGTCCAGTTTGCCATTCTAACGGCCCTTTGTAGTGTCAAGCATCTAAGTTCTTACCGATATGCCATTCTGTCAGCTCTTTGAAAGGCAATACGCTAAACTTTGCTTCTCATATCTGGGTAGTCTTATGGTCAGGTTGGCAGGTTCTCAACCTTTTGATTCATTGGCACACTTGAAGAAGAAAATCCTAAGAGTAACAAAAAATTTGTaggattgattttgtttttccaCATTGAATCCTATCCTGCCTCAAATTGTAATGCATTACTTCTATGCATAAGATGTTGTGGGAATTTCAGAGAACTGAAAATTAGATTTCTCGTTTGTCTATCTTTTATTCTACATATGTCTTGTGATAAACCAATGCTAAGTAGTACACTGACAGTTGATGCCAACCATCCAAAAGCGCAGTCTTATCTCCCACcccaccacacacacacacaaaaattgCATGTCTTGGCGGATGCAGAGAGTGATACTTCAATGGGCTGCAATGACTGTGATTCAAGTTATGAAAATATATGGCTTGGTGAAATAGATGACAATATTAGTGAAGTATAGGATCCAAGTTCTTATATCCAGTACCATGCTTGTTTGACATAGTAGTTGCATGTATACATGATTAAATACAAGTGTACATATTCGTTGCATGTGCACACGTGCTCACTTTTCTAGAAATTAGACTTTTTGCATCTATGCATTCTGATTTGGATATATACTATTTCTGCAAGTTTAAATGAAATACTGAGTAGAAATTTTTCTCGTGAATTAAGTACTATGCCTTACATGGTTTGAACCATATCTCAACAGGTGGACATGGTCATAATTCCGGCAAGCACTGGGCAGATGGGTGTTCTTCCGGGACATGTGGCAACAATTGCAGAATTGAAACCTGGGGTCCTATCAGTACATGAAGGAAATGATGTGACAAAGTACTTCGTCAGCAGTGGTTTTGCATTCATCCATGCGAACTCTTATGCAGATATAATTGCTGTTGAGGCTGTCCCTATCGATCGAGTTGATCCAAGTCTTGTCCAGAAAGGGCTTGCGGAGTTCACTCAGAAGCTAAACTCAGCCTCAACTGACTTGGAGAAAGCTGAAGCCCAGATTGGAGTTGACGTGCATAGTGCCCTCAATGCTGCTCTCACAGGCTAGTTTTACTGGTCTTTGTGCTCCCCTGTTAAATTAGTCCATTTCTACATAAAGTTCTGCACTTTGACAAATTTGATCGGTCTCGTGGAGCCAAATATTTCTGGACGTGTACTTTTCTTGTAGTTCTGTGTTGAATGTGGGAATGACTGGAAAAATAATATGTGATGCATCATCTGGCTTACAGAGTTGAGCAAAAGCTTAAAGAAATGAGAGATTAGCAACATTGTAtcatccaaaagaaaaaacaaaaggttTTTAATTAGGTCATCCCCAAGTTTTCACGCTACAATTTGCCCATCTAGCCTCTGTGATGATGTTCTATATATGTATGATGTATTTATGATGAGTGATTCACCGAGTGAATTTTGAAATAATACTCCATCATTTCAAAGTTGTCTCAGTTAAATCAAATTTAAATGTGGGCTTTCTTTTGAAAATCAATACCGTCAGATGTGTTTTCAGAATTTATCAATTCTATTGCAAGGGCTGTGAATCTGACATCCTGTTAACCCCATTGCGAGTTTTTTGTAAGGACAGAAACAAACTTACaagcaaaaggaaaaatctCTAACAACTCCCCTTTCTAGCTAATCCAAATGGAATGTTGGGAATACAGAAAAGGGAAAACAATAAAATCAGATCTTAGGGTCTGATGACTTAGCCGGCTAAATGATCAGCAATAAAATTAGCTTCTCTAAAAACATGCCTGAAAATTATGGCTTGAACAGCTTAATATCTCTTACTAACAATCTGATTATCCAAGGTACTGAAGCATTGCCCAAAATGCATTCAATCAAGAGCTTTGAATCACCTTCCACAATTACATGAGAAAGCTTTTGAAGAGCAGCAGGGGAAGGTCTTCACATTGGGGCAGTAGCCTCTGCAACTAAGATTTTAGTAGATCCAATAGTCCTGCAAGAAGCAACTACAGGATTTCCATCAGAGTTCCTAATAACAAAACCAATCAAGCCTTACCATTCTTAACAACACCATCAAAGCTCAGCttaacaaaattatttaaagGAGGTTGCCATTTTATTTGGAAAAACTTAAGACAGTTTAGGATTATATCTTGAAGCATTAGCATTAGAATGTAACTGGTGTAAGATCATAGCTTCATATCTAGTTCTATCAGGAGAGAGTCTTTTtttgtatttagggtttagaaaGAACAGGGGAATTGAAACTAATTGTTAGTTGTTTTTGTATGCAGGGTTTAGTGAGAATGGGCATGTTTCATTACCTAAACTGAAAGTTAGTTTAGGGTTTAGTGGTAATAGGAAGTTTCATTACCGAAAACAAAAGGTTAGTCGTCcttgtatttagggtttagtgaGAATGGGGAAGTTCTAAAAGTCGGTTGACAATGTCGCAGAATTGACTTGATGAAATGCTAATGAAAGCTGTGAACCCAGAAAAATAGTTATATAATGAAGGCTCCTCGAGGCATTCCTTCCTGTTCTTTTCCTAGAATAACACGAGCTTGAAACGTGTATAATGAAACTAATTAAATATGATTAACAATGAAATCATAGATTacaagaagattaaacaagtGAAGAACCTCCTAGAATTATCAGACTTTGTATACGCAGCCACCAAACTGTCAAATTGTcaccttgccaaaaaaaaaaaaaaaaactgtcaaATTGTCATGTCAAGGACCCGGAGGCCATTCATGGGGATATGGGGGAAGAAAGCCGCTTTCGTTGAGTTGCTTGCCTATTAGAAAATGTATAATTAGGTTACCTCGTGTAGGGTCTTATAGTTTTTGTTTCAGATCAAATGGGGAGAAGTTATTCTGTGATCCAGGACCACCATGTGGCACCATGTCAGCATGTGGTGGTCCAGGACCACGTAATAATTTCTCTCAAATGGGACTATGCAGCATAACGAGTAGTCGCATATGATAAGGCTTCAGAGTAAATATTGTATCAAAATCTTTTTATTAGTTGTCAATTAATTTTGAGGAGTCAAATTTACACAATTTTTGGTAAATCACACTCcatttactttttatttcaaaaatagttattagttcttcatctcactcttttttttatcatatctTTTCTTTAGTACCTTGTTTTGATTCAAGCTTCCTCAGAGGCTTCCTCTGCATTCATAATCAATTCAAGCTTCCCATTCTCTCTCCAGCCCCAAATCCAACGTCAGCGAGCCCACCGTCGACCGCCTGCTCTCTAATTACTTTGAGCAGAGCGTTAAGGAACTCGATGTTTGCAATGTGATTCACGATGGGATTGAGTAGATGAGGCAATGGCAGATGTTGTTGGAGATTGTGCTTTGCACTCTGGACCGGGACTGACCTCTCAACGAACATTAATTCCAGCCAGCAAAGAAATCCCTAATCGATTTGGCAACAACAATGCTAGAAAAAAAGGACAACTCTAACAACACAACCGTCGCCCACTGCAAACTGTCCTTTGGCCATCATTGGGCTCACATAAGTTGTATTCACCATGAATTTTGTTATGTTATTAGTAATGTGGGCTCTTGTGGCGTCGATTCTATGCCAGGACCGCGATCTCCAGGTCCACTGCACGATTCCGAGAGGACTTTTAGATTGGCGGAGGTGTTGCTTTCACTGCATGAGAGGATAATGGAGGAGTTGAAGCGCTAGGAAGATGATATGGGAGGAGACATAAGATGATACAGAAAGAGGAGCGCTGGTTGTTCTGTGAAACGCAATTAGTGGCAAGGAAAATATAGGAAGATGGTAGGGGTAATTTGAGAATTATAATGAATAAAATAGAAAATCGTAGTGTGGTTTATGAAAATGAGAGTATAGATTTCACTCCACTTAATTCTCGCTTTAACAATCCTATTTTTGCAAGTTATGTATGTCTGTGTATATGCCCAGGCATTGGTCGGTCGATCCTAAAGCCGACTGTAGTACAATTTGGATAAGTTCTTTTCCTACGTGGAAGACAATTATTTCTAATCACATAATTATTTCTAATCATTTTTTCGGTTTTCAGAGTGAGGGAATTTACGAACTATATAGCGTGAAGACACTACAGAATGTCTTGACACAATTGACAAGATTTGACCAAATCCAAATTGAGACAATCTTTCCATCTTTATCGATATATTATCCtacaaaaaaatttcaaatttagaaccagaaaaaagaaaaatttgagcGCAGCCTCTCAAAAATTCTATGTGAGATTATGGTCCCATATAAAAACATTTTGCAAGTTGCAACGTCTCACATGAGCTTCCATTAGTTGACAAATATAATTTCAAGAATAATTgttaaaaacaataataaaaagaGACAAATATAATAAagcgataaaaaaaaaaaaccaaaaaccctatAGACAACTCATCCAATAGTATGGTCCACGTGGAAAGAAACCACAAAACGCAACGACCCAAATAATTGGAACACTCCCTCCGAGCGTGGCACAGATTCCAACCGTCGATCTCCCACCTCGATCATCGTGGCCGTTCCAAGAACATGGTGGCGGGCAATTTTGTCTCCCGTCAACATCAACTTGCCACGTATCACGTGCTGCAATTACGAGCTGGTGCGCTGTCACGCCCGCTCGGGTCGCACGTGTAAGAGCGAAACGAAGCAGCTTGCCCGTCGGGCACGGGCGGTGGGTCCGTGGGCCCCATTGGGGACAAGGACCTCGATAGTAAAGCCAGCATGGTCCTGAGTCAGGTGGGCCCTACGTTCTCGATGATTTTGTTGGGGTGCGGGCCCTACTCCGAGTCAGCTCCACGGTTGGGGCACCATTTTTTTATTGGTTTCTGTTGGGCCGCGGGCCCCAGTGTTCCGCAAGTGGTCCGGGATCCAGAATCTAGAGAGATCAGTGTTTGGTCTTATATGCACCCAGGTATTCTCATATTTACGAGAAGTTATTTGAGGCTGTTTGTTATTCTATGATTCTGTTAGGGGTGTTATGGTCATTGGACGCATACAACTGTTGTATGGAAAATTTAAGAAGATTGCTTCTTGAAATGTGCCCATAACTTTTAGTAAATTCTATTATAAACCCACAATTTTATATATTTGAACCAAAAAGTTGTATGCTAGTTGTTACTCCAAAAAGGAACACATAAATACAAGCAGATCCAGATTGTCACAAGCAAACCAGTAAATGGCATTAATCTTTAGAAGGAATCAAAGAACAAAGAAGGAAATAATATTAAAAGCACCTATCCACATTTTTACCATAGTCCAAGGAAAAGAACCCTACATTAAAATAGCAATTGGCATAAATCTTAGGAAAAACAGAGAAGAGGAAACTGATTTTTTACCATAGTCCAGGGGAGGAGAACCTGCAAACAAAAATATTGGGGGTGGAGAACCCAAGATtaaaaagaaactgaaatttatggatgtattaaaaaaaagacCCCAACACAAAAGGACCAAGTGCAAAAGAGAAAAGGAACTAGAGACAACTCACAACTACTCAACTAGTGCATCAAAaaggaaattaataaaagtgaaAGCCATTTAGGAAAAAGAGAGATGCTGATGCATTGCACTAGAGTTTACAGAGGCCAATAGATTGATTGAAACTTCCCATGGAATCTTGAAAACCATCCCCACTTACCCACTGTTTTATTAAAATCGCTCATCATGTAAGAGGGCTATATTCACCTATTCCTTGAACACAAGTATCTCATGCTCCCTACCAATAGAAACCACTTCTTCTGCATAACCATCCAGAAGTTGACTCTAGCAATGATTTGATTGGTGTGGAATAGTTGCAGAAATAAACCTACAAATAGCAGCTTAGCTTTGCAAGTCCCACCCAGCAAAGTCCTTATATATAGGGCAGCTTGCACCTCATTCtcctctcctcctcttcttcactTTGTAGCATAAAGCCCTCACCTTTAGCAAAACCAGTCCCTTAAAGCATCAAGCttttttagtttttcatttCAATATGAAGAAAGGAATGTTCTCCTACACCTCTTATGAGGATCATTTCCAGAATGAGCCTCACTTCCTTGATGCCTGCTTTCTTTGCAGAAAGTCACTTGGAAACAACTCAGACATCTTCATGTACAGGTACTTGATTGTCTAGCTCTTCATGACCCAGTTCTTGAAATTTCATTAGCTTCAAAACCCAGTTTAcaagtttttatatttttactttTGGTCAAATTCTGATGGGAATTGAAATTCTTTTTTACAGGGGAAATACACCATTCTGCAGCAAAGATTGCAGACAAGAACAAATAGAGTTTGATGAGGCGAAAGAGAAGAGCTGGAAAgtgtcatcttcttcttcttcttcttcttcttcttcttcttcttcctcatcttcaAGCAGAGCATCCATCAGAAAATCAGATGCCA
This portion of the Rosa chinensis cultivar Old Blush chromosome 1, RchiOBHm-V2, whole genome shotgun sequence genome encodes:
- the LOC112174231 gene encoding ATP synthase subunit delta', mitochondrial, whose product is MLRRATALLTRPASSLRAARAFSTDVAEAPVGNPSFNEAWKKVIPHIDPPKTPLSFMKPRPPTPSSIPTKLTVNFVLPYASELSAKEVDMVIIPASTGQMGVLPGHVATIAELKPGVLSVHEGNDVTKYFVSSGFAFIHANSYADIIAVEAVPIDRVDPSLVQKGLAEFTQKLNSASTDLEKAEAQIGVDVHSALNAALTG
- the LOC112182437 gene encoding FCS-Like Zinc finger 3, which codes for MKKGMFSYTSYEDHFQNEPHFLDACFLCRKSLGNNSDIFMYRGNTPFCSKDCRQEQIEFDEAKEKSWKVSSSSSSSSSSSSSSSSSSRASIRKSDANKNSTTNKTVRTGTVAVA